In the genome of Melopsittacus undulatus isolate bMelUnd1 unplaced genomic scaffold, bMelUnd1.mat.Z mat_scaffold_49_arrow_ctg1, whole genome shotgun sequence, the window tGCCTCAGTGtctcctcctgtgtttcagctcgcTGTTGGGTGACACCTTCAAGTGCAGAGGGCTTGTGTCCCCTACTTGGTTTCTTCCTGATCTTTCCATGGTTGTAATTGCACCTCTGCCACAAATACCTGTTGCTGTGTAGGGCTCAGAGGTACCCTGCAGTCGCGGGTTGCCTGGGTTAACCCAGAGAGCCCAGtgcccatctctcctgtgcgttccctgcttctgggctgtgttcctttgctttcgacccaatggaagaggaatgaaattgTGAGCAGCAGATGTGTGCCTGtaacttcctgctcttctgtcctctcctcaggtgtttaacaaagtctcagaagcagcagtgaccctgcagaacagggggaagctgggatttgcctttgtggtgctgagccctggcacaggcactgcagccagccctctgcctggCGTGCCCCTGGTCGTGCCCAGCATGGTGAGTAGCACAAGGGCTTCACCCGGCCTgtgtcaggctgcccaggagagagttttgggggaaaatagggGGAATGAGCACACAACCCCTgtccaaaaccaggcaggagagaCGGGGCTGTGAGcgattgctgcagaggcagaggaggtgcatcGAGCACAATCCTAATGGAGCCCCTGACTGGCCTTGGccactgctggctctgctgtcctACAGCAACCAGCAGTGGGAGGCACGATGGTTGCGGGAGCTCTTtggagctgagtgctgagctctctggttgtgccatcactggagcatcactccatcccagttgtcatcctgcctgggtgtcttagagctggagcagtgttcctgccttggtgcccttctgcaatgggaagaggaagcaaagggccGAGTGGCTTCCACCTTCCTCAGTGCTTGTCCGCCTGAGGGATGACACGCTGATGTCCtctcctgcaagctgctgccaggagctgctggccctgctggaagCGCAGGCCCTTTGgtgctcttccagagcagctggtgaaagagctttggttgtgcctggctctggctagCAGAGGGTAAaccctgtcagcagaagagctgtgctcatgctgtGCAGAGGGCAGCCTTGCGAGGCCTCTGAAGGACATACTGCATCTTGGTGTAGGAGACTCGGGCGTTTgggtacaagaaagctggaggtggtgatgtCTGATGTTTCCTTATGTATGAGAAGCTGTCTTGTGTCCTCAGCGTGTCTGTCGTGTGAGCCATCCCTCCACTGAGTCCTCTTTGGTACACAACCTCCCTCCGTCTTCTGTGCCCCGCAGGGTTACATTGAACCTGGCaagcagcaagtgctgaaaGTCTATTACCTGCCAGGAGTGCCTGGagtcttctgcagggctttccagATCCAAGTGGGTCACCTGGAGCCAGAAAAAGtctgcctgaaaggagaagggaccTTTCCCAGGATCCACTTGGACCTGCCCAGGAACATCAAAGGTGagcactgcctgtctgctcGCCAGGAAGGTCACCTGGCTTTCCCCCATGCCATATGCCCATAGGGCAGCTCATGGGCACCTGCGCCAGGCCTGGAGGTTTCAGGGCTGTCAGGCAAACTCAGCCCTCTGGTTGCTTCCTTGGTCTCTGGCAGATGAGCCCGTGTGGCTTTGCCGCAGGAaccatcctgcacagcttgCCAGCGTATGCCAGAGGTCTGGGAAGATGAgggctgggcagaaaagcacagggaagctgcaagagaggctggcagggattttgacagggtTGGGTTTGCATCACGTTGTGGGGCTGAGATGCTCCTGTGTGGTGAGAAAGACGTCtgggggtgagaagcagcaggatcgCCTTTCTCTTcattgctggagcagtttgtgtctgcgtgttgggggaatggggcttcccgtcttccatgggatttgtgctg includes:
- the LOC117438566 gene encoding hydrocephalus-inducing protein-like is translated as MGYIEPGKQQVLKVYYLPGVPGVFCRAFQIQVGHLEPEKVCLKGEGTFPRIHLDLPRNIKGNAKYEKILQKAQEKLDKGSQRDEAIALGEAVAPEPRMDDLGTMSWEQLRTSEGA